The sequence TCATGATGTGACAGTAAGCTCAACTAAGCTCAATGCAGAACTATATACTGCTTCCTGTACTTTCTTATGTAATATGTGCATAATATTTGCATCTTTTTCCCCTGTAAATCCTAAATGCAGATGCTATTTTAGTCATAGGTCATGTTATGATTTGAAACTTTTATATTTGTGTTAGTCTTTCTGTGGTTGATTTTATATTATACGTAGATCTTAATTTAGTCCTTTTCATGTTTAGAATTATTGTTGCTGTTCTTTGACCTTAAATCAGAAATTCATCTCAAGATTCACTTCAATGAAGGTTCATGGTTTTGGCATTGGTTGGTTGGAGTAAAAGAAATTAGCAATTTTGTATCCTACTTGCTCTCAGGGGTGGTTATCTTACAatgtcttcctttttttttttttttaactagtaATTGTTCATCTCCTAGATTATtacgtttttttatttttagcttcCTTTTAccctttcatttctttatttctttcttccttatttttttcctttgatcttATATAAATGAAACCATTATTCCATCATTTGtgaacttcaaaaaaaaaattccttatcaaaaaatagttaataagggaagggtttttttttttttttttttcatttatttatattccaTAAAACCGAGTTTGGTTTcatatttgagatttttttgttaGTAAATTTATTATAGTTATCTTACTTCATGAGTATTTTCCTTGACGACTAGTGGATTTTTTGACTGGGAGTATTGGAGCTCTCTGCTGGTAATGGCCATTACCTTGCGAGGTTTGAGAATGCAGGCAACAATACTTGTATGTGGATACATTTGGCATTTTCTTGTGTTAAAGATGTAAAGAGGGAAGAGCGTATGCGTCACTGCTatcatgaaacaaaaaaaattcatgtttattttgcgtgtgtgtgtattaaaTAATGAGAAATGTAAATAGTTCATGGAAGCTTACATTGTATACCATGATTAATCCAATTAGCAACTAAATGACTAATTAACTTTagttattttggtttttatgcATCACAAGTTTGATACAGAGTATAATGTTCTCATGAACTCTGCAAAATCTGTCATGCTACGCATTTGCATTAGGCATTAGGACTATCTAGGGTTATTATGCCAAAGTTTTTTGAGTTATTTAATATATTCCCAGGATTTACAATTTCTCATACCTCCTAATTTTAGTGGCTCTTTTGAGCGTCATAAGATATCCCTTTCTGTCCCTGTTGCCTGAAGGTCCTAACTCCTAACTAGTCGAGAGTCATCTGCCTCCTTGGGTTGAAGCATAACCTTCCAACTACTAAGTCTTGTTGCTAATGTGAAAAAATTAGCTATATGCTACCTCCTCTTGTCTACATTTTTTGCATGGTTGCATATACATGCCCCAGTTTAGGGGAAGTATCTTGTGTCAATTTTAAGTCCAATATGATAAGTTAGCTTTTATATGGACTTTTTTCTTATCATTATAATTGAGCCAATGCTGGTTTgccatttttcttttacatgtgTGCTTAGACAGtcactgagagagagagatggtgtCTGGGCACATGGATGCGCTTGCTTGTGTTTATGTCATTGATCTTCTTGTGTTTTTTAGTTTGCTAATTGACGGGTGAACTAGTTTGCagcacaaattttaaaataggtCCTAATTCTTGAACGTGCAGGGTACAAACTTTTTTTGACTACTGTAAATGTACATAcatcttttaattttggtttgaattttaGATTATTTATCTTACCacgtaaaattttttttcccaaactttTAATTCATTATTGTCTTATCAAAAGGTGTCCAAACTTCCTAATCACGGCCTAATTTTACACCAACTCAAATTGGGCAGTCTCCATAGCTGCCCGattttatattatcaaaaagtCATGGATATTAGCCAAAGTTAAAACCATGAGCATGATTTTGTGGAGGCTGGCAGGCTTTTTTACATGGATCTTGAGAAATTGAGATACCAGGATCCATCATGTTGCTTATCATCTTATAAGTGCCTAATGTCTTTATATCTGATAAATTATGATGGTTTgattgtttcttcttcttcttttttttccttctcagcACACAGATGAAGAGGTTGAAGGTTGTTATGAAGAATTTTATGAGGATGTGCATACAGAGTTTTTGAAGTTTGGggaaattgtaaattttaagGTTGTTGACTGCTgtccatgcattttttttaaagccaaatATGTTAGTAACATGTTCTCACCTGATTGTGGGATGTTGTGTTTTTGGATGGTTGAGGATTATTACAAATATGTGTCCATCGAACAACTTGTTGGTTGAGGATTTGttgattatttatatttattaaatatgaaTTGTTTATCCGGTGCTAAAACTGCACAgagtttggatttttgtttcattttggtAGAGTTATATATATCTTTCTCTGAGATTAGAAAATATCCTGACAAGAAAATAAGCATCTGTTTTACTCATTTAGGATGGTTAAACTTAATGCCTATTCTAGATGTTAGAAAACTCCCGCCCCCCTTCTCTTTTCTCATGTAAACATTTTTTGTCCAtgaaaatttcagtttttttttttactaaactcATGTATGCTACACTCTATCGAGAGATGTATTAAACCTCTCTGGTTCctgggaaattttttattgtattttatttttaattggtaagATACACACTGACCCCATTGAACCCACAACCCCATCCTCCACCCCACTCTTATAAGGGGAGGAGGTGCTAGTAACTAGAGCTCATTGTCAGTTCCTAGAAAGTACAATGAAAAGGAAACTCTTCAAAAATCCTTTGCTTCTTAAGATTATTTGAATATGTCTAAGCAATTTTCTTTAGCTTCCCTTATTTTGCCTTTAAGGATATTGAAAGGGAGAACACCCAAAGCATATTGTTGTGGAGCAACAATATGTGGCCTGGAACTTGACTTTCTTAAATCTTGTATCTGTTTCCAATCTTAGAGTAACAAATGTCATGTCTTTGTCAGGTGTGCAGAAATGGTGCATTCCACTTGCGGGGAAATGTCTATGTACAATATAAGTCACTGGATTCAGCTGTTCTTGTTTATAATTCTATTAATGGTCGGTACTTTGCTGGCAAACAGGTACTGCATCTGCTTCAAATGTGAAGTCTCTTCAATATGAGTCACTGTGTCTAAGATTATTTTAGCTAGTAGGCAGTGTATTTCTTGCACAAGCACTTGGCTCTATCCCCCAGCGTATTACCCTCTACCATATTTCATATTGTATACTTTTTTATTGTAGAAATTTGGTGTTTGATATGGTTTATCATTTAATTGATATGTGCTGTGTCTTTGTTATATAACTACTTGTTTTTATGGATTTAGTAATGATAATTATGGTTTTTATACTCCACAATCTGTAtgctcttttcttctctctctccctctctctctctctctgtgtacCTTTGACTACAAATACCATTTTCCTTTGACAGATGAGTGTCCTATGAAATTAAAACATCATTTTAATCTAGTTTTTGGAGTAGTCCCAGTTCCACCTGTAATTGAGATAATATTTTTATCCCAGTTCCAGATGAGAATATCAATAATTTGTTGCTCCTTTGCCATATCCGTAGTGGTCTTTTAACTGCCcaactttaattctttcatttttcGACCTTGAACCCACACCTCATGAATCGGAGGTCactagtttaaaattttgaatcttgCCTTCCCTTCCCTTAGTGCCAAAATCTtcttaccaaaaataaataataaattcaacATTAGTTTCTTGAGGGTGGTTTATTGATATTGGTATTTTTTTGGGCAGATAAGTTGTGAATTTGTCAATGTCACCAGATGGAAAGTTGCCATTTGTGGGGAGTATATGAAGTCAAGGTTCAAGGTACAACCAGCCCAtcacctttatttttatttgaggcAGTTGCATTCTCTTTGTTGGCTTTTGCTGGTTTCTGttatgcttttaattttgtgcagaaattttccaaaattttgttttgaataatATAAGAACATCAATCTTGAGTCActtttctatgttaatttgaGTCTGTCCTTTGTTCTTGTTAATGGCCTTTCTTGTTGAATCTTTACAGACATGTTCTCATGGTACTGCATGCAATTTTATCCATTGTTTCCGCAATCCTGGTGGAGACTATGAATGGGCTGATTTTGATAAACCACCCCCAAGATATTGGGTGAGAAAGATGGCTTCTTTATTTGGTTATTCTGATGAAGTGGGGTACCAGAAAGAGGTGGAGCAAGAAAGTTTGGGTCAGCTGAGGCACTCTAGAAAGAGGTTAACTGATGTAGACAGGTGTGCATATACTTTTAGCAGTAGATGCAGCATGCAGTATCTAGTGTTTGTGAAACCTGGTATATTGAACTATGTTTTGCAATTCAATGTTTTAGTAATCCTAAACTTTTTCAATATAAACAGACCAGAGTAAGTGTTTTTAATCTATTTTCATCAAAACCTTTCAATTATTAGGAgtgttgatttattttttcaaatttctcattccAAGATATCCCAACAAGCTGTCAAacgattttataaattttgaaggcATTTGTAAATCGTGTAATGTTCAAAATATGGCCAGATAATGTGCACAACAATGTATCAATATGcaagaaggaaataaaattgGTTGGTAAAAAATAGTTGTCAATCGTAATGTTGCTCTATAAAAAACTCTTGCTAATATTCAATTCAATGTGCTGAATTTTCCTGTTGACTGGAGTAGAAGTTTCTTAATTTGGCCATTGCATGCAAAATCTTTTTTGGCGTTATTTAAGGCAGAATCCAAGtttgttggcttttttttttttttttttttaatggcacCTAGTTAATTGTACAAACTTGTACTAATTTCATGTTCTGTTTCATCCAActcttatatattttatgcattttaaATTGGTCTACCCCTTTCTGTTTCTTCTATATGATTGAATGTTTTTCTATAGTTCCTCAAATTTCCATGGCAGGTATTACTCAAGATCTAAATCCAAAGAGATTGACTACTTGAATGGTGGTGGTTCTAGTGGAAGAAATGACAACAAAAATGATATTCAAAAGAGCACACAACGGAGGGGGCGCACGAGTAACGACAGAAAGCAGATGGAAGTTCTTGATGAGGATATGCATGGAGAGAATACGAACTTTAAAGGCAGTTATTATAGGAAGAGTAGAAGTCATGATACTGATTCTGAGGGTGAATGGTCTGACAGGTACAAAGATAGGTACTATGGTAGTGCAAGGAAAAGCTCAAGACGCCAGAACAGAGATGTCAATCATAGAACACATGAAGTTGAATCTGAGAGGGGCTATTCAGATAGGAGTGAAGATAGAGAAACTCACGACAGTCATGCTAGGAAAAGCTCAAGACACAGCAGAAATGCTAAATTTGTGGATGATTGTGAAGGCCAAGAAAAATTTGGTGGCAATTGGTCAGATAGAGATGGAGACCAGGAAACACATGATGCTTACATGACCAAAAGTTCAAGACACAGGAGAAAAGTGGGACATCCAGATGATCATATGGACAGCAAGAACAGAACTCTTGATACTGATGGAGAGTGGTCAGATGGGGAGAGAGACATAGACAGGCACCATAGAAAAAGGAGTGAAAGCTCAAGACATCTGAGGAAAGTAGAACATTCAGATTATCATAAGGACAGCAAGAACAGAAGTCATGATCCTGAAGGAGAGTGGTCAGATAGGGACACCAACCGAGATAGACACCATCATAAAAAGAGGAAAAGCTCAAGACGTGACCACAATCGTGGGGGTAGCAAAAACAGGGCTGATGATACTAATCTTAGCTCTGATTGGTTGGACAGTGATGGAGAAAAACACAAGAGTCAAACTAGGAAACATACGAGACACAGGAATGAAGCATCGGATTACTCAGATCATGAAGGGGAGccagcaaaaaaattgaaagataaatttcACAGTAGGGAATCCAGCATAGAAAAATCTGGTCTGGAAAGAGGCTCCATGCATAGTCACTCAAGATGGGATAGCATAAATGAGAATTTGGAATCAGATGGGAGTCGTGAGTCCAACAGTTCAGATCAGTATGTCCAGAGACACAAATCACATGACCTTGAGTCAAACTACAACTCTGATAAATATATCGACAAGCAGGACCGTTGGGAACCTGATTAAGTTAGAATTACGAGAAACTTGTAAGATAGATCACAATTGCTGAGAGTTACTAGTTTGGCACACTGGGTCAATATGATAGAAGGGATGAATGATGATAAACATGATGTCCAGATAAATCACATTTAGCTTTAGTTCTTGATTTTGCATATAATCTTTCCTGCCTCTACTGTTGACAATTAGGATCTAGATTCAGCATTAGGTTGATAGTCTTAGGTTTTAATGTTGCATATAATTTTCATGTGAGATTGCAGTCTCTGTTTCTTAAATCTTCAAATATTcagggggtgtttggatttctagtttccataactcataactcaaaaatgatgGGATACATGACTCAAAAACTTGTTTGGATTTCAATAATtctattttcatcactcaattttctaatttttgagcgatgagttatggaaactgaaaacacattttagctattttcaatggcatttttgtaattaaacacacattgAAGGACCCACTAGTCAGGTCAGCCGCAccttttgacctttttttttttttcctccacttttctttcttctcttgggtttgttctctctcttcttttcttttttttcttccttttcgcCAGAATCTTGTCAGTTCGtgcttccttttctttttttttggttctttatcACAGAATATTTTCAGTCttcagttctttctttctttttcttcttctttcattgggttcgggttttttttttttcactgggttttgtgagtttgggtttttgttttttttttttttttttttcattgggttTGGTGAGTTTGGGgactggggaaaaaaaaaaaaaaaaaaaaaactgcactGAGTGCAGGTATAGGGCCTACAAacagtgtgaaaaatattgaatgatgacaagtgagtgatggtgccaaacgggtagggtattttaagtgatgagtaatgagtgatgagcgatgagtgacggaaattgagtgataagtgatgagtgatgaaaaaaaatccaaacaaggcctcagAGATTGATTATGGTGCTTATTTTGAGAACTCCGAAGTCGACTATATCTATCTAAAATGAAAATCATCTTCTATTTGGGTATCTATTTCTATCTCTTGTTTGGGACACACGGCTGAAGAATTTTGGAAGAgcaaaaatcataacaaaaattCTAAGACCACACAATAATCCACAAATTTTGCCACAACTATCCATGTGGTATACTATGAGTGGTAGAGAAAAAGTGTGGGGTCTAAATGAAAGTGACATATAGTCAATCATAGTCTGTCACATAGAATAGTTGTGGCAAAAGTTTATGCAATGCTAGATTTACTTAAATCATAATAGTGTGGTCCCTCATTGTCTTTAATAGCACTTCTCTTGGCTGTGAAGGATGACATGAAGCACTTTTTATGCAAAAGACATGCATACTTATTCAAATTAACACAACTATTTATATCATCTTTCAAAATGTATAGGGTTTGCCTTTGATTTGATAATCTTAGGTATTCTTACTGAAATTTGCAAGCCTAAGCACCATCATGGTGTTATTGAAGAGACTGAGCATAATGTTTAGGAAAACATCTTGGTATATGAAGAGTGATAGTAGGTTTTGTATTAAGATAATTAGTGAGAAAATTGCATTTAGcctttatttattgaaaaagtacattaaatgataaattcaggtataatttttggaataagTGATCATTTATCACCACAACAGTTCGACAATCAGCACTATACATGCATCTTTACTCTTTGTGCTTGAAAATATACAAATCAAGATTCGTTTTCCAAACAGCAGTAACAATAACGTTTAAAGTAAACTAGGAATTCTAAGGAGAAAAAAACCATAAATTGTCACCTACATTATGGATTCTTTCAGCTGCtctttagaataaataaataaaaactaattacaaaccttttaaaaaataaaattttgttattgatAGATTTCATATGCCAATTGCTAAATACACATAGTTGGCTTTAGCCTAATTGACAGGTCATTCTACATTacacactttttttcttttttcttttttcttttttacatatGTATACCATACTTACCTAATCTTAACCGctcatttattattataaaacgTAAATATAGTACATTAAAGAAAGAAGGGTGTGTAGCAGTTAAGATTTGATTGTTATTCATACATTACAAAGAACAAATCCAAGAACTCCAAATGATTGTACAAGAGATGATGCAAGACAATATTGAGCACCCTAATAAATAACTGAGCCTGCTACAGAATCATGTGACCACGGTCGACTAAATTCCTCTAGTCCTGTGTTTAGTTGTAGAGCAGAGAGAGGTGAACAAAACTACACTCAGAATCTGACAACCTTTGGGGTTGGAATTGTATTGTTGTAGTTGTAGGTCCTTGTCTTCTTCAAAGGGCCTTCACTAAAATTTTCTCCTGCTGTGAACTCATAATGGTCAGATCAAACTATAATAGTTCACATCAAAAAGCAATCAGAGCTAGTTTCAATTAAAGAAGTAAAATTAAGAGTAAAGACTCAGGTGACAACTGACTGGACTAGCTATAAAGAACAAATTGAACCATGCTTCTAAGGTGTAGATGACAGACCACCTCTTATGGGTCTCTTTTGCTTAAGCTTCACCTTCACATTGATACCATTATCAATGATAGATTGAAGCACAATCTGAAGCTTCCCTTCCAATCTGTCCCCCTTCCTTGGAGTGTAAACCACATCATGAATATCATCAGCCGATGCTTTCTGAGCCAGAACCGCCCCTACAGCACCACAAGCAGTC is a genomic window of Quercus lobata isolate SW786 chromosome 2, ValleyOak3.0 Primary Assembly, whole genome shotgun sequence containing:
- the LOC115977641 gene encoding zinc finger CCCH domain-containing protein 5 isoform X2, encoding MAEPIAGKEDEEEEEREMMEEVEEETEGMAERMRRKEKRKAKKKMKRKQMRKEMAEKEREEEEARLNDPEEQRKLRMMEEEEKERMERDRKEFEEREKAWIEAMERKKKEEEEEEEEERRKKALEEDSRRQQQAENENELNEDDDWEYVEGPAEIIWKGNEIIVKKKRVKVPKKDANQQRIDNADRPTSNPLPPQSEAFADYNNAPKLSAEQIIENVTQQVPNFGTEQDKAHCPFHLKTGACRFGQRCSRVHFYPDKSCTLLIRNMYNGPGLAWEQDEGLEVCKRCLHVILYWSSLLVMAITLRGLRMQATILHTDEEVEGCYEEFYEDVHTEFLKFGEIVNFKVCRNGAFHLRGNVYVQYKSLDSAVLVYNSINGRYFAGKQISCEFVNVTRWKVAICGEYMKSRFKTCSHGTACNFIHCFRNPGGDYEWADFDKPPPRYWVRKMASLFGYSDEVGYQKEVEQESLGQLRHSRKRLTDVDRYYSRSKSKEIDYLNGGGSSGRNDNKNDIQKSTQRRGRTSNDRKQMEVLDEDMHGENTNFKGSYYRKSRSHDTDSEGEWSDRYKDRYYGSARKSSRRQNRDVNHRTHEVESERGYSDRSEDRETHDSHARKSSRHSRNAKFVDDCEGQEKFGGNWSDRDGDQETHDAYMTKSSRHRRKVGHPDDHMDSKNRTLDTDGEWSDGERDIDRHHRKRSESSRHLRKVEHSDYHKDSKNRSHDPEGEWSDRDTNRDRHHHKKRKSSRRDHNRGGSKNRADDTNLSSDWLDSDGEKHKSQTRKHTRHRNEASDYSDHEGEPAKKLKDKFHSRESSIEKSGLERGSMHSHSRWDSINENLESDGSRESNSSDQYVQRHKSHDLESNYNSDKYIDKQDRWEPD
- the LOC115977641 gene encoding zinc finger CCCH domain-containing protein 5 isoform X1, which translates into the protein MAEPIAGKEDEEEEEREMMEEVEEETEGMAERMRRKEKRKAKKKMKRKQMRKEMAEKEREEEEARLNDPEEQRKLRMMEEEEKERMERDRKEFEEREKAWIEAMERKKKEEEEEEEEERRKKALEEDSRRQQQAENENELNEDDDWEYVEGPAEIIWKGNEIIVKKKRVKVPKKDANQQRIDNADRPTSNPLPPQSEAFADYNNAPKLSAEQIIENVTQQVPNFGTEQDKAHCPFHLKTGACRFGQRCSRVHFYPDKSCTLLIRNMYNGPGLAWEQDEGLEVCKRCLHVILYWSSLLVMAITLRGLRMQATILHTDEEVEGCYEEFYEDVHTEFLKFGEIVNFKVCRNGAFHLRGNVYVQYKSLDSAVLVYNSINGRYFAGKQISCEFVNVTRWKVAICGEYMKSRFKTCSHGTACNFIHCFRNPGGDYEWADFDKPPPRYWVRKMASLFGYSDEVGYQKEVEQESLGQLRHSRKRLTDVDSSSNFHGRYYSRSKSKEIDYLNGGGSSGRNDNKNDIQKSTQRRGRTSNDRKQMEVLDEDMHGENTNFKGSYYRKSRSHDTDSEGEWSDRYKDRYYGSARKSSRRQNRDVNHRTHEVESERGYSDRSEDRETHDSHARKSSRHSRNAKFVDDCEGQEKFGGNWSDRDGDQETHDAYMTKSSRHRRKVGHPDDHMDSKNRTLDTDGEWSDGERDIDRHHRKRSESSRHLRKVEHSDYHKDSKNRSHDPEGEWSDRDTNRDRHHHKKRKSSRRDHNRGGSKNRADDTNLSSDWLDSDGEKHKSQTRKHTRHRNEASDYSDHEGEPAKKLKDKFHSRESSIEKSGLERGSMHSHSRWDSINENLESDGSRESNSSDQYVQRHKSHDLESNYNSDKYIDKQDRWEPD
- the LOC115977641 gene encoding zinc finger CCCH domain-containing protein 5 isoform X4, with the translated sequence MAEPIAGKEDEEEEEREMMEEVEEETEGMAERMRRKEKRKAKKKMKRKQMRKEMAEKEREEEEARLNDPEEQRKLRMMEEEEKERMERDRKEFEEREKAWIEAMERKKKEEEEEEEEERRKKALEEDSRRQQQAENENELNEDDDWEYVEGPAEIIWKGNEIIVKKKRVKVPKKDANQQRIDNADRPTSNPLPPQSEAFADYNNAPKLSAEQIIENVTQQVPNFGTEQDKAHCPFHLKTGACRFGQRCSRVHFYPDKSCTLLIRNMYNGPGLAWEQDEGLEHTDEEVEGCYEEFYEDVHTEFLKFGEIVNFKVCRNGAFHLRGNVYVQYKSLDSAVLVYNSINGRYFAGKQISCEFVNVTRWKVAICGEYMKSRFKTCSHGTACNFIHCFRNPGGDYEWADFDKPPPRYWVRKMASLFGYSDEVGYQKEVEQESLGQLRHSRKRLTDVDRYYSRSKSKEIDYLNGGGSSGRNDNKNDIQKSTQRRGRTSNDRKQMEVLDEDMHGENTNFKGSYYRKSRSHDTDSEGEWSDRYKDRYYGSARKSSRRQNRDVNHRTHEVESERGYSDRSEDRETHDSHARKSSRHSRNAKFVDDCEGQEKFGGNWSDRDGDQETHDAYMTKSSRHRRKVGHPDDHMDSKNRTLDTDGEWSDGERDIDRHHRKRSESSRHLRKVEHSDYHKDSKNRSHDPEGEWSDRDTNRDRHHHKKRKSSRRDHNRGGSKNRADDTNLSSDWLDSDGEKHKSQTRKHTRHRNEASDYSDHEGEPAKKLKDKFHSRESSIEKSGLERGSMHSHSRWDSINENLESDGSRESNSSDQYVQRHKSHDLESNYNSDKYIDKQDRWEPD
- the LOC115977641 gene encoding zinc finger CCCH domain-containing protein 5 isoform X3 — encoded protein: MAEPIAGKEDEEEEEREMMEEVEEETEGMAERMRRKEKRKAKKKMKRKQMRKEMAEKEREEEEARLNDPEEQRKLRMMEEEEKERMERDRKEFEEREKAWIEAMERKKKEEEEEEEEERRKKALEEDSRRQQQAENENELNEDDDWEYVEGPAEIIWKGNEIIVKKKRVKVPKKDANQQRIDNADRPTSNPLPPQSEAFADYNNAPKLSAEQIIENVTQQVPNFGTEQDKAHCPFHLKTGACRFGQRCSRVHFYPDKSCTLLIRNMYNGPGLAWEQDEGLEHTDEEVEGCYEEFYEDVHTEFLKFGEIVNFKVCRNGAFHLRGNVYVQYKSLDSAVLVYNSINGRYFAGKQISCEFVNVTRWKVAICGEYMKSRFKTCSHGTACNFIHCFRNPGGDYEWADFDKPPPRYWVRKMASLFGYSDEVGYQKEVEQESLGQLRHSRKRLTDVDSSSNFHGRYYSRSKSKEIDYLNGGGSSGRNDNKNDIQKSTQRRGRTSNDRKQMEVLDEDMHGENTNFKGSYYRKSRSHDTDSEGEWSDRYKDRYYGSARKSSRRQNRDVNHRTHEVESERGYSDRSEDRETHDSHARKSSRHSRNAKFVDDCEGQEKFGGNWSDRDGDQETHDAYMTKSSRHRRKVGHPDDHMDSKNRTLDTDGEWSDGERDIDRHHRKRSESSRHLRKVEHSDYHKDSKNRSHDPEGEWSDRDTNRDRHHHKKRKSSRRDHNRGGSKNRADDTNLSSDWLDSDGEKHKSQTRKHTRHRNEASDYSDHEGEPAKKLKDKFHSRESSIEKSGLERGSMHSHSRWDSINENLESDGSRESNSSDQYVQRHKSHDLESNYNSDKYIDKQDRWEPD